The Lichenihabitans psoromatis genome contains a region encoding:
- a CDS encoding DUF427 domain-containing protein produces the protein MKAVWNDTIIAESDDTVVVEGNHYFPIGSVKPGLLKPSSRTSVCPWKGTATYFTIQAGGAENPDAVWQYESPKEAAANIKGRVAFWKGVTVA, from the coding sequence ATGAAAGCCGTTTGGAACGACACGATCATCGCCGAATCCGACGACACCGTTGTGGTCGAAGGAAATCACTATTTCCCGATCGGTTCGGTCAAGCCCGGCCTCTTGAAGCCTAGCTCCCGCACCAGCGTCTGCCCCTGGAAGGGGACAGCCACCTATTTCACGATCCAGGCCGGCGGCGCCGAGAACCCCGATGCCGTGTGGCAATATGAGAGCCCGAAGGAGGCGGCCGCCAACATCAAGGGGCGCGTGGCGTTTTGGAAAGGCGTGACGGTAGCGTAA
- a CDS encoding formylglycine-generating enzyme family protein: MRPFASVLLVALLHVATGGSVAWAKEAAAVGQNPPPITVKQKPHLKAAKPKPALAKPETPEPRVVEDTVPAGRYYVGRASGMRDYRALFNADTAGYRVMRGEVRARLFDEVTVWAILHGYQFEPPCGACDRSDPAKPVSHVSWRDAAVWANALSEMQGLDAVYRSQDGQPIRSSVPPEGIDRAVIEPTLTGYRLPTIPEWQIAIRGADKALTDGTYGALPVPTPNALGLIDTSGPLAEWTSSSMAIGDGKPRYFVCNETVDGVVSLNTCTAHETGAADQSIGFRLIRRLDDKPPAVPAAGRSEKPVVTLPSRLSKTPRAP; the protein is encoded by the coding sequence ATGAGGCCATTCGCGTCCGTTCTTCTGGTGGCGCTGCTCCACGTGGCGACCGGCGGATCCGTGGCCTGGGCCAAGGAGGCCGCGGCTGTGGGGCAAAATCCGCCACCGATCACGGTCAAGCAGAAGCCGCATCTCAAGGCTGCCAAGCCAAAGCCCGCCCTCGCGAAGCCCGAGACGCCGGAGCCGCGCGTGGTTGAGGATACGGTGCCGGCGGGCCGTTACTACGTGGGTCGAGCCAGCGGCATGCGCGATTATCGCGCCTTGTTCAACGCCGATACGGCTGGATACCGCGTGATGCGCGGCGAGGTGCGAGCACGCCTATTCGACGAGGTGACGGTCTGGGCCATCCTGCACGGCTATCAATTCGAGCCCCCGTGTGGCGCTTGCGACCGGAGCGATCCGGCCAAGCCCGTCTCCCACGTGTCGTGGCGCGACGCAGCCGTCTGGGCCAATGCGCTGAGCGAGATGCAGGGGCTCGACGCGGTCTATCGCAGTCAGGACGGTCAGCCGATCCGATCGTCGGTCCCGCCTGAGGGGATCGATCGCGCCGTGATCGAACCGACCCTGACGGGCTATCGCTTGCCGACGATCCCCGAATGGCAGATCGCGATCCGGGGTGCCGACAAGGCGCTGACTGACGGCACCTATGGAGCCTTGCCGGTGCCTACCCCGAATGCGCTCGGGCTGATCGACACGTCCGGCCCCTTGGCTGAGTGGACCTCGAGCTCGATGGCGATCGGAGACGGCAAACCAAGATATTTCGTCTGTAACGAGACGGTGGATGGTGTCGTGAGCCTGAACACCTGCACGGCTCACGAGACCGGCGCTGCCGATCAAAGCATCGGCTTTCGGCTGATCCGCCGGCTCGACGACAAGCCGCCGGCGGTTCCTGCCGCCGGCCGGTCCGAAAAGCCGGTCGTTACGCTACCGTCACGCCTTTCCAAAACGCCACGCGCCCCTTGA